In the Cellulomonas sp. C5510 genome, CGACATCACCGAGCACCCCACCCGCGAGGGCAAGCTCTACTGCTGCTGCGTCCTGGACGCCTTCAACCGGAGGATCATCGGCTGGTCGATCGACTCCACCCAGGACACCCGCCTGGTCATCAACGCCCTCGACATGGCCATCAGCAACCGAGACCCGGCCCCGGGCGGGATCGTGCATGCCGATCACGGGGCCCAGTTCACGTCCTGGGCGTTCGGGGACCGGATCCGGCAGGCCGGCCTCATGCCATCGTTCGGGTCCGTCGGTGACGGCCTGGACAACGCGACGATGGAATCGTTCTGGTCCTCGATGCAGATCGAGCTGCTCAACCGACAGCGGTGGAACACCCGCGTCGAACTCGCGAACGCGATCTTCGAGAACATCGAGATCTTCCACAACCGCCGCCGCCGGCACTCCAGCCTCGGCTACCTCAGCCCGATCGAGTTCGAGCTACGCTCCGAACTGCCATCCATACCGGCCTGACCACCACGCCCACAGTGGTAACCAAGCCGTAGGGCAGGTCACGGTGTCAACCGACCCTGCAGCAGTCCCCCGACGTCGGGCGTCACAATCGCGTGAGGGAAGCTGGACTGACGTAAGGCCAGTTCAGACCGCCACACCGATGCGCGGAACGCCACAACCTCGCCACAAGACGGGCCCGGAAAGCACAACTTCTAGTCAGGACCTACAGCTTCCTCACGCCTGCATGTCGACGAACCGCGAGTAGTGCCCCTGGAACGCCACCGTGATCGTGTCGGTGGGCCCGTTGCGGTGCTTCGCCACGATGAGATCCGCCTCGCCGGCGCGGGGCGACTCGCGCTCGTACGCGTCCTCGCGGTGCAGCAGGATGACCATGTCGGCGTCCTGCTCGATGGAGCCGGACTCACGCAGGTCGCTCATCTGCGGCTTCTTGTCGGTGCGCTGCTCGGGGCCACGGTTGAGCTGGGACAGCGCGATGACGGGGACCTCGAGCTCCTTGGCGAGCAGCTTCAGCGCGCGGGAGAACTCGGAGACCTCCTGCTGGCGGGACTCGACGCGCTTGCCGGAGGACATGAGCTGCAGGTAGTCGATGAGCACGAGCTTGAGGTCGTGCTTCTGCTTGAGGCGCCGGCACTTGGCGCGGATCTCCATGAGCGACATGTTCGGCGAGTCGTCGATGAACAGCGGCGCCTCGGTGAGCTTGCCCTGGATGGCGGCGAGCTTCTGCCAGTCGTCGTCGCCCATCTGGCCGGTGCGCATCTTCTGCAGCGGCACGCGGGCCTCGGCGGACAGCAGGCGCATCGTGATCTCGGAGCGGCTCATCTCCAGGGAGAACACGACGGACGCCTGGTGGTTCTTGATGGACGCCGCGCGGGCGAAGTCGAGCGCGAGGGTCGACTTGCCGATGGCGGGGCGGGCGGCGATGACGATCATCTGCCCGGGGTGCAGGCCGTTGGTGAGGCGGTCGAGGTCGGCGAAGCCGGTGGGGACGCCGACCATGCCCTCGCCGCGGTGCCCGGCGGACTCGATCTCGTCGAGGGTGCCGGCGACGACCTCGCCGAGGCGGTGGTAGTCCTCGGTGGTCCGGCGCTCGGTGACGGCGTAGACCTCGGCCTGCGCGTTGTTGACGATGTCGTCGACGTCGCCGCCGTCGGTGGCGTACCCGAGCTGCACGATGCGGGTGCCGGCCTCGACGAGGCGGCGCAGGACGGCGCGCTCCCGGACGATGCGGGCGTAGTACCCGGCGTTCGCCGCGGTCGGCACCATCGAGATGAGGGTGTGCAGGTACGGCACGCCGCCGATGCGCCCGATCTCGCCGCGCTTGGTGAGCTCGTCGGCGACGGTGACGGCGTCGGCGGGCTCGCCGCGGCCGTACAGGTCGATGATCGCGTCGTAGATCGCCTCGTGCGCCGGGCGGTAGAAGTCGTTGCCGCGGATCTGCTCGACGACGTCGGCGATGGCGTCCTTCGAGATCATCATGCCGCCGAGCACGGACTGCTCGGCGTCGAGGTCCTGCGGGGGTGTCCGGTCGAACGCCGCGCGGCCTCCCGCGGGCGCCCCGTACTCCAGGTCCTCGATCGTCACGCGCCCCGCCCCACCTTCATGTCGTCGCCCACGCCCCGCCGAACTCCCGTTCTACCGCCTGCCACCCACACCCCCGGCAGGACGGCGGACACCCGGACGGTTCGCGCGCCGACGCGAGGCTAGGCGCGACCGGAGGGGACCGGCAAGCGCGTCGTCCACAGGGGTTGTGGGCGAGGGTGTGGAAGGCTGTGGACACGCACCGGGTGACTGTCCACAGGTCGTGGACACAGGTGTGGATGAGGCCGGACAGGCCCGCGACCAGGACGTTCTCACCGGCGCAAACGCGGTGAACCGATGTGGACAGGACGAAGTTGGGCCGGATTTCACGCCTCGGACACATGCTGTCCACCGTCGACCGCCAGATCCTCGCGCTCGCCGTGCCGGCGCTGGGGGCGCTGGTCGCCGAGCCGCTGTTCGTGCTCGTCGACTCGGCGATCGTCGGGCGGCTGGGGACGACCGAGCTGGCGGGCCTGTCGCTCGCGTCGACGCTGCTCGTCACGGTGGTGGGCCTGTGCGTGTTCCTCGCGTACGCGACGACGGCGGTCGTCGCCCGGCGGCTCGGCGCCGGCGACCGCGCGGGCGCGCTGCAGGTCGGCGTCGACGGGCTGTGGCTCGGCGGCGGCCTGGGCGTCCTGCTCGCGGCGGTGGCGCTCGTCCTCGCGCCGTGGGCGGTCGGGGCGCTCGGTGCGACCGGGGACGTCGCGGACCAGGCCGTGGCGTACCTGCGCGCCTCGGCGCCCGGTCTCCCCGGGATGCTGCTCGTGCTCGCCGCGACCGGCGCACTGCGCGGGCTGCAGGACACCCGCACGCCGCTCGTGGTGGCCGGGACCGGTGCCGCCGTGAACGCGGTGCTGAACGCCGTGCTCGTCTACGGGGCCGGGCTCGGCATCGCGGGGTCGGGGCTCGGCACGGCGATCACCCAGCTCGCGATGGGCGCCGCCCTCGTGCTCGTCGTCGTCCGCGGCGCCCGGGCGGCAGGAGCGTCCCTGCGGCCCGCGGCGGGCGGCATCCTCGCCGGCGCCCGCACCGGCACGCCGCTGCTGCTGCGCACGCTGTCGCTGCGCGCGGCGATCCTGCTGACCGTCTGGGTGGCGACCGGTCTCGGCCCGGTGGCGCTGGCCGGGCACCAGGTGGTCAACGCCGTGTGGGGGTTCGTGGCGTTCGCGCTCGACGCGCTGGCGATCGCCGCGCAGGCGCTCGTCGGGCACGCGCTCGGCGCTGCGGACGTGCCGCTCGTGCGGTCCCTGCTGCGCCGCACGCTGCAGTGGGGCGTCGGCGCCGGGGTGGTGCTCGGCGCCGTCACCGGGGGGCTGGGGTGGTGGCTGTCCGCGGCGTTCACGTCGGACCCCGAGGTGCGGCACGCGGTGACGGTCGCGCTCGTCGTCGCGGCGGTGCTCATGCCGATGGCCGGCTGGGTGTTCGTGCTGGACGGGGTGCTCATCGGCGCGGGCGACGGGCGGTTCCTCGCGGGGGCCGGGCTGGTGACGCTCGCGGTCTACGTCCCGGTCGCGCTGGCCGTCCGGGCGTGGGCCCCGGAGGGCTGGGCGGGGCTCGCGTGGCTGTGGGCGGCGTTCGCCGGGGTGTTCATGCTGGCGCGGGCGCTGACCACCGGGCTGCGTGCCCGCGGCGAGCGGTGGATGGTCACCGGGGCGTGACGTCGGGCCCGTCGGGCCCGTGCGCCTCGGCTCCGGCCGGCGCGGCGGGTCCGTCGGGCGCTGCCGCCCCCGGCGCCGCCGAGCGGATGCTCAGGACCATGAAGACGATCCCGACAGGCAGGAACGCGAACGCCGACGCCCGCATCGAGTCGTTCGCCAGGCCGGCGAGCCCGAGGACCAGGAACACGATCCCGATCGGCAGGAAGGCGGCGTTCGGGTTGCCCGAGTCCTCCTCGTCGCCCTCGGGCGCGGGCGGGGGTGGCTGCTCGCTCATCCCTCGACGCTACCGAGCGCGCCGGGCAGCGACCTCCCCCGCGGGACGGATCCCGTCCTCCCCCGGACGCACGCACGCCCCGCCCCGGCGGACCGGGACGGGGCGTGCGGGTGGTGCTGGGTCAGGCCGCGACGACCTTGACGGTCAGCTTCGCGGAGACCTCGGCGTGCAGGCGGACCTGCACCTCGTACTCGCCGGTCGCCTTGATCGGCTGCGCGACCTCGACCTTGCGGCGGTCGATCGACGGGCCGCCGGCGGCCTTCACCGCGTCGGCGATCTCGGCGGTCGTGATGGCGCCGAACAGGCGGCCGGACTCGCCGGCCTTCGCCGTCACGGTCACCGGGTTGCCCTGGAGGGAGTCACGCACGGCGCGCGCCTCCTCGAGGGTCTCGATCTCGCGGGCCTTGCGGGCACGGCGGATCTGCGTGATCTCCTTCTCGGCGCCCTTCGACCAGGTGGTCGCGAGGCCGCGGGGGACCAGGTAGTTCCGGGCGTACCCGTCCTTGACGTCGACGACGTCACCGGGAGCGCCGAGACCCGTGACCTCGTGGGTCAGGATGAGCTTGGCCATCTTCGTGCTCCTTCTCAGCGCGCCGACGACGAGTACGGCAGGAGCGCCATCTCGCGGGCGTTCTTGACGGCCCGCGCGATCGCGCGCTGCTCCTGGACGGACACGCCGGTCACGCGGCGGGCGCGGATCTTCCCGCGGTCGGAGATGAACTTCCGCAGCAGGGCGGTGTCCTTGTAGTCGACCGACTCGATCTTCGCCGCCTTGAGCGGGTTCTGCTTCTTCTTGGGCTTCCGGACAACGGCCTTGGCCATCGTGGTGCTCCTCTTCTACGTCTGGAGCCCGGGGCGTTGCCATGCCCCGGGATGGGATGTGCTGGGCGGGCGCCGGCGGACGCGGGCCCGCCGGTGCCTCAGAGGTCGATCAGAACGGGGGCTCGTCGGAGTAGCCGCCCGCGCCGCCGCCCGCGGGCGTGGCCCACGGGTCGTCCTGCGCGGCCTGGCCGCCGCCGTTGAAGCCGCCGCCCTGGTTGAAGCCGCCGCCGCCACCGCCGCCACCGCCGTTGAAGCCGCCGCCACCGCCGGACCGCTGGGTCCGGGTGACCTTGGCCGAGGCGTAGCGGAGGGACGGGCCGACCTCGTCGACCTGCAGCTCGTACACCGTGCGCTTCTCGCCCTCGCGGGTCTCGTACGACCGCTGGACCAGCCGGCCGCTGACGATGACGCGGGTGCCCTTGGTGAGCGACTCGGCGACGTTCTCCGCCGCCTCCCGCCAGATCGAGCAGCGGAGGAACAGCGTGTCGCCGTCCTTCCACTCGTTGCTCTGGCGGTCGAAGGTGCGCGGCGTGGACGCCACGGTGAAGTTCGCGACCGCGGCCCCGGACGGGGTGAACCGCAGCTCCGGGTCGGCGGTCAGGTTCCCGATCACCGTGATGGTGGTGTCACCAGCCATGCCAGCTCCTCGTTCTCGTCGAATGCTCGTCTCGGGCTGTGCCGCCCCTGGTCGGGGACGGTACGCGCGCGGTCAGACACTCAGGCGTCCTGGCGGAGCACCTTCGTGCGGAGGACGGCCTCGTTGAGGCCGAGCTGGCGGTCCAGCTCCTTGGCGGTGTCCGGCGTCGAGGAGAAGTCGACGACGGCGTAGATGCCCTCGGACTTCTTCTTGATGTCGTAGGCCAGGCGGCGACGGCCCCAGATGTCCACCTTGTCGACGGAGCCACCGTCGGTCTTGACGACCGACAGGTACTTGTCGAGCGACGGTGCGACCGTGCGCTCCTCGATGTCGGGGTCGAGGATGATCATGATCTCGTACTGACGCAGGCTCATACCCACCTCCTCTGGTCT is a window encoding:
- the dnaB gene encoding replicative DNA helicase, with translation MTIEDLEYGAPAGGRAAFDRTPPQDLDAEQSVLGGMMISKDAIADVVEQIRGNDFYRPAHEAIYDAIIDLYGRGEPADAVTVADELTKRGEIGRIGGVPYLHTLISMVPTAANAGYYARIVRERAVLRRLVEAGTRIVQLGYATDGGDVDDIVNNAQAEVYAVTERRTTEDYHRLGEVVAGTLDEIESAGHRGEGMVGVPTGFADLDRLTNGLHPGQMIVIAARPAIGKSTLALDFARAASIKNHQASVVFSLEMSRSEITMRLLSAEARVPLQKMRTGQMGDDDWQKLAAIQGKLTEAPLFIDDSPNMSLMEIRAKCRRLKQKHDLKLVLIDYLQLMSSGKRVESRQQEVSEFSRALKLLAKELEVPVIALSQLNRGPEQRTDKKPQMSDLRESGSIEQDADMVILLHREDAYERESPRAGEADLIVAKHRNGPTDTITVAFQGHYSRFVDMQA
- the rpsR gene encoding 30S ribosomal protein S18, which gives rise to MAKAVVRKPKKKQNPLKAAKIESVDYKDTALLRKFISDRGKIRARRVTGVSVQEQRAIARAVKNAREMALLPYSSSAR
- the rplI gene encoding 50S ribosomal protein L9 gives rise to the protein MAKLILTHEVTGLGAPGDVVDVKDGYARNYLVPRGLATTWSKGAEKEITQIRRARKAREIETLEEARAVRDSLQGNPVTVTAKAGESGRLFGAITTAEIADAVKAAGGPSIDRRKVEVAQPIKATGEYEVQVRLHAEVSAKLTVKVVAA
- a CDS encoding single-stranded DNA-binding protein, translated to MAGDTTITVIGNLTADPELRFTPSGAAVANFTVASTPRTFDRQSNEWKDGDTLFLRCSIWREAAENVAESLTKGTRVIVSGRLVQRSYETREGEKRTVYELQVDEVGPSLRYASAKVTRTQRSGGGGGFNGGGGGGGGGFNQGGGFNGGGQAAQDDPWATPAGGGAGGYSDEPPF
- the rpsF gene encoding 30S ribosomal protein S6; the encoded protein is MSLRQYEIMIILDPDIEERTVAPSLDKYLSVVKTDGGSVDKVDIWGRRRLAYDIKKKSEGIYAVVDFSSTPDTAKELDRQLGLNEAVLRTKVLRQDA
- a CDS encoding MATE family efflux transporter, which produces MLSTVDRQILALAVPALGALVAEPLFVLVDSAIVGRLGTTELAGLSLASTLLVTVVGLCVFLAYATTAVVARRLGAGDRAGALQVGVDGLWLGGGLGVLLAAVALVLAPWAVGALGATGDVADQAVAYLRASAPGLPGMLLVLAATGALRGLQDTRTPLVVAGTGAAVNAVLNAVLVYGAGLGIAGSGLGTAITQLAMGAALVLVVVRGARAAGASLRPAAGGILAGARTGTPLLLRTLSLRAAILLTVWVATGLGPVALAGHQVVNAVWGFVAFALDALAIAAQALVGHALGAADVPLVRSLLRRTLQWGVGAGVVLGAVTGGLGWWLSAAFTSDPEVRHAVTVALVVAAVLMPMAGWVFVLDGVLIGAGDGRFLAGAGLVTLAVYVPVALAVRAWAPEGWAGLAWLWAAFAGVFMLARALTTGLRARGERWMVTGA